A region from the Takifugu rubripes chromosome 22, fTakRub1.2, whole genome shotgun sequence genome encodes:
- the LOC101075769 gene encoding receptor-type tyrosine-protein phosphatase S-like isoform X5 → MSPLGAAGTPIQPGRPVLRPCLSPSPLWMLLSFIFFITSHFSCICGAPAPPKFTKIPTDQIGVSGGVASFVCQASGSPKPVVYWNKKGKKVNSQRIEVTIEFDEGAGAVLRIQPLRAPRDENTYECVARNSEGEVSVTAKLAIIREDLLPFGFPSIDMGPQLKVVERSRTATMLCAASGIPDPEISWFKDFLPVEPGASQGRIKQLRSGALQIENSEETDQGKYECVATNSQGVRYSSPANLYVRVRRVSPRFSILPSNHEIMPGGSVNITCVAVGSPMPYVKWMLGPEDLTPEDEMPIGRNVLELNGVRESANYTCVAMSSLGVIEAVAQVLVKTLPKPPGTPIVTETTATSVTITWDSGNPDPVSYYIIQYRAKGPDSKYETVDSITTTRYSIGGLYPNTEYEIRVSAFNSIGQGPPSARVEARTGEQAPASPPRNVQAHIISQNTVMVRWEEPEEPNGQVKGYRVYYTMDPSRPMNEWQIHNVQDSVITTIQNLVTSETYTIQVLAFTSVGDGPFSDPVHVKVMPGVPGQPGKFKVGRVTDTSIELTWEPAYTKEGIVNYELLYKPVRFGGLEKLTFGPRNSYTVEGLKPNTEYSFSLAAISNKGIGAFTNELVQSTSQAKPSAAPEGVSCESAGSTSLRVGWRLPLMDGWNGELAGYELKYQRVSGAGGGGQGHNTSGQRIPAERGQTVLEGLEKWSWYNITLAAFTVEGTGPSSPGVLCRTDEDVPGAAPRQVDVQPLNSSALRVTWRPVLPRLRQGQIRGYQVHFGRAESGESRNLPRIKDLLLDESQMEEDDSTQYELIIGGLKPETTYSVSVAAYTTKGDGAHSRSKLVQTLGIVPGPPSLWVRPGSGPSVVVRWAPPLECSDSGAGSQRAPLEIQGYRLQFGLKNASFSTAVDFTNREKNFTVRNLSPGSSYVFVLSAKSRAGYGDVAKQEITVPLVPPLGYPKISDYVNATCCSLQLSWVPPSPEECYDVITEYTVAYREVAVPKPSGEPGPSATSPLSALPWLVTIPASESSYTLLGLNHSTIYMVQLRAHNKAGPGPFSPPVVSRTLALETDVPRNFSVNLATKTSVLLTWEFPEGSNPYRFSVEYNHQNIEVDARTKKAVIQNLQPDTSYDFKITATEGNMGGLRHRISAKTSPSITIRRPEIDHTRDTETTVTIILPSLETRTPIKNVYVVVVPLRRARGVLRHEKSPDEMDLEELLKDISQKQRDSRQQKQVDLRRAYITARFTPATLPAFFTLGDQLDYGGFENRALDPGQEYMFFILAELNSTTGKMYVASPYTDPVIAPDSDPQPLDAGDGLIWVVGPVLAVVFIICIVIAILLYKNKPDSKRKDSEPGTKSLLSNAEMMAHHPTDPVEMRRINFQTPGMMSHPPIPINELAEHIELLKANDNLRLSQEYESIDPSQQFTWEHSNLEVNKPKNRYANVIAYDHTRVILAPIDGILGNDYINANYIDGYRKQNAYIATQGPLAETFGDFWRMVWEQRTASVVMMTRLEEKSRIKCDQYWPNRGTETYGMVQVTLLDTMELATFCVRTFSLHKSGSSERREVRQFQFTAWPDHGVPEYPTPFLNFLRRVKACNPPDAGPISVHCSAGVGRTGCFIVIDAMLERIRHERTVDIYGHVTLMRSQRNYMVQTEDQYSFIHEALLEAVACGNTEVPARSLYSYMQKLSKVESGEHVTGMELEFKRLANTKAHTSRFVTANLPCNKFKNRLVNIMPYETTRVCLQPIRGLEGSDYINASYIDGYRQQRGYIATQGPLAETTEDFWRMLWEHNSTIVVMLTKLREMGREKCHQYWPAERSARYQYFVVDPMAEYNMPQYILREFKVTDARDGQSRTVRQFQFTDWPEQGVPKSGEGFIDFIGQVHKTKEQFGQDGPIAVHCSAGVGRTGVFITLSIVLERMRYEGAVDIFQTVKMLRTQRPAMVQTEDEYQFCYQAALEYLGSFDHYAT, encoded by the exons TCCCACCGACCAGATCGGAGTGTCGGGGGGCGTGGCGTCGTTTGTCTGTCAGGCCTCTGGGAGTCCCAAGCCCGTCGTCTACTGGAACAAGAAGGGCAAGAAGGTCAACTCCCAGCGTATCGAGGTG ACAATCGAGTTTGACGAGGGTGCCGGCGCCGTGCTGAGGATCCAGCCGCTCAGAGCACCGCGGGATGAAAACACCTACGAGTGCGTGGCACGCAACAGCGAGGGAGAGGTGTCTGTCACCGCGAAGCTGGCCATCATCAGAG AGGACCTGCTGCCCTTCGGCTTCCCCAGCATCGACATGGGCCCCCAGCTGAAGGTGGTGGAGCGCTCCAGAACGGCCACCATGCTCTGCGCCGCCAGCGGCATCCCCGACCCCGAGATCTCCTGGTTCAAAGACTTCCTGCCCGTGGAGCCCGGCGCCAGCCAGGGCCGCATCAAGCAGCTCCGCTCGG GAGCGCTGCAGATCGAGAACAGCGAGGAGACCGACCAGGGAAAGTACGAGTGCGTGGCCACCAACTCTCAAGGCGTGCGCTACTCCTCCCCCGCCAACCTCTACGTGCGAG TGCGCCGCGTGTCCCCGCGTTTTTCCATCCTCCCCTCCAACCACGAGATCATGCCGGGCGGGAGCGTCAACATCACCTGCGTGGCGGTGGGCTCGCCCATGCCCTACGTCAAGTGGATGCTGGGGCCCGAGGACCTCACCCCCGAGGACGAAATGCCGATCGGGCGCAACGTGCTGGAGCTCAACGGCGTGCGGGAGTCCGCCAACTACACCTGCGTGGCCATGAGCAGCCTGGGGGTCATCGAGGCCGTGGCGCAGGTCCTAGTGAAAA CCCTGCCGAAGCCCCCGGGAACACCCATCGTCACGGAGACCACCGCCACCAGCGTGACCATCACCTGGGACTCCGGTAATCCCGACCCGGTGTCGTATTACATCATCCAGTACCGGGCCAAAGGGCCGGACAGCAAATACGAGACGGTGGACAGCATCACCACCACCCGCTACAGCATCGGCGGCCTGTATCCCAACACCGAGTACGAGATCAGGGTGTCGGCCTTCAACAGCATCGGCCAGGGGCCCCCGTCGGCACGCGTGGAGGCCCGCACGGGAGAGCAGGCCCCGGCCAGCCCGCCCAGAAACGTGCAGGCCCACATCATCTCCCAGAACACGGTGATGGTccggtgggaggagccagaagagCCAAACGGACAG GTGAAAGGTTACCGCGTGTACTACACCATGGACCCCTCCCGGCCCATGAACGAGTGGCAGATCCACAACGTCCAGGACAGCGTCATCACCACCATTCAGAACCTGGTGACCTCAGAAACCTACACCATCCAGGTCCTGGCCTTCACCTCCGTGGGGGACGGACCCTTCTCGGACCCCGTCCACGTTAAGGTCATGCCCGGAG TCCCGGGTCAACCTGGCAAATTTAAAGTTGGCAGGGTGACAGATACGAGCATAGAGCTGACCTGGGAGCCCGCTTACACCAAAGAAGGCATCGTCAACTATGAACTCCTCTACAAACCTGTCAGGTTTGGCGGTCTG GAGAAACTGACCTTCGGACCCAGGAATTCTTACACAGTGGAGGGTCTGAAACCAAACACGGAGTACTCCTTCTCCCTGGCCGCCATCTCCAACAAAGGCATCGGAGCGTTCACCAACGAGCTGGTGCAGAGCACGTCACAAGCCA AGCCCTCAGCTGCCCCCGAGGGTGTGTCCTGCGAGAGCGCCGGCTCCACCTCGCTCAGAGTAGGTTGGCGGCTGCCTCTAATGGACGGCTGGAATGGCGAGTTGGCAGGTTATGAGCTGAAATACCAGAGAGTTTctggggcaggaggaggaggtcagggcCATAACACGAGCGGGCAGCGGATCCCAGCAGAGCGGGGGCAAACAGtgctggaggggctggagaaaTGGAGCTGGTACAATATCACCCTGGCCGCCTTCACCGTGGAAGGGACTGGCCCCAGCAGCCCCGGCGTCCTCTGCAGGACCGACGAGGACG TTCCCGGCGCCGCGCCCCGTCAGGTGGACGTCCAGCCGCTCAACTCCTCGGCGCTCCGGGTCACCTGGCGCCCAGTGTTGCCGCGGTTACGGCAAGGCCAGATCCGCGGCTACCAAGTCCACTTCGGGCGGGCGGAGAGCGGCGAATCGCGAAACCTCCCCCGCATCAAAGACCTGCTACTAGATGAGTCGCAG atggaggaggatgatTCAACTCAGTAT GAGCTGATTATCGGCGGCCTGAAACCAGAGACCACGTACTCGGTGTCAGTGGCTGCGTACACCACCAAAGGGGACGGCGCACACAGCAGGTCCAAGCTGGTGCAGACCCTGGGGATTG TGCCCGGTCCGCCCTCCCTGTGGGTGCGTCCGGGATCGGGCCCGTCGGTGGTGGTGCGTTGGGCTCCACCGCTGGAGTGCTCTGACTCAGGAGCTGGTAGCCAGAGGGCCCCGTTGGAAATCCAGGGCTACCGCCTACAGTTTGGCCTGAAGAACGCATCCTTCAGCACCGCAGTGGATTTCACAAACCGAGAGAAGAACTTCACTGTCAGAAACCTCTCCCCTGGGTCTTCCTACGTCTTTGTCCTCTCTGCGAAGAGCCGAGCTGGCTACGGAGACGTAGCGAAGCAGGAAATAACGGTTCCCCTGGTCCCACCGCTGGGATACCCCAAAATATCAGACTACGTGAACGCCACTTGttgctccctccagctctcctgggtGCCCCCCAGCCCAGAGGAGTGTTACGACGTCATCACCGAGTACACAGTGGCTTACAGAGAGGTGGCAGTCCCCAAACCGTCGGGAGAACCTGGCCCCTCAGCCACGTCCCCGCTCTCAGCCCTCCCGTGGCTGGTCACGATACCAGCAAGCGAGTCCAGCTACACCCTCCTGGGCTTGAATCACAGTACAATCTACATGGTGCAGCTCAGAGCCCACAACAAGGCAGGCCCAGGCCCCTTCAGCCCACCTGTGGTGAGCAGAACTCTGGCCCTTGAAACAG ATGTTCCGAGGAATTTTTCCGTCAATCTGGCGACTAAGACGAGTGTTCTTCTCACCTGGGAGTTTCCAGAGGGCAGCAACCCCTACCGCTTCTCT GTGGAGTATAACCACCAGAACATAGAGGTGGACGCTCGGACGAAGAAGGCCGTCATTCAGAACCTTCAACCCGATACCAGCTACGACTTTAAGATCACCGCCACGGAGGGCAACATGGGAGGCCTGCGCCACCGCATCTCCGCCAAGACCTCCCCGTCCATCACCATCCGCCGCCCCGAGATCGACCACACCCGCGACACGGAGACCACGGTCACCATCATCCTGCCCTCCCTGGAGACTCGTACTCCCATCAA GAATGTTTATGTCGTCGTGGTTCCGCTGAGAAGAGCCCGCGGGGTCCTCAGACACGAAAAGAGCCCAGATGAGAtggacctggaggag CTGTTGAAAGACATCAGTCAGAAGCAGAGAGACTCTCGCCAGCAGAAGCAGGTGGACCTGCGTCGGGCGTACATCACCGCCCGCTTCACACCTGCCACCCTGCCAGCGTTCTTCACCCTGGGGGACCAGCTGGACTACGGAGGCTTCGAGAACCGAGCTTTGGACCCGGGGCAGGAGTACATGTTCTTCATCCTGGCGGAGCTCAACTCCACCACCGGG AAAATGTACGTGGCCAGCCCCTACACGGACCCGGTGATCgcccctgactctgaccctcaGCCCCTGGACGCCGGGGACGGTCTGATCTGGGTGGTAGGGCCGGTCCTGGCCGTGGTCTTCATCATCTGCATCGTCATCGCCATCCTCCTTTACAAAAA CAAGCCTGACAG CAAGCGGAAGGATTCCGAACCCGGGACCAAGAGCCTTTTGAGCAACGCCGAAATGATGGCACATCACCCGACGGACCCGGTGGAGATGCGTCGCATCAACTTCCAGACTCCCG GAATGATGAGCCATCCTCCCATCCCCATCAACGAACTGGCCGAGCACATCGAGCTGCTGAAAGCTAATGACAACCTGCGGCTCTCCCAGGAATATGAG TCCATTGACCCCAGTCAGCAGTTCACCTGGGAGCATTCAAACCTGGAAGTCAACAAGCCAAAAAACCGCTACGCTAACGTCATAGCGTACGACCACACCAGGGTCATTCTTGCCCCGATAGAcg GCATCCTGGGGAACGACTACATCAACGCCAACTACATCGACGGCTACAGGAAGCAGAACGCGTACATCGCCACCCAGGGACCCCTGGCAGAGACCTTTGGGGACTTCTGGAGGATGGTGTGGGAGCAGCGGACGGCGTCCGTCGTCATGATGACGCGGCTGGAAGAGAAGTCCCGG ATAAAATGTGACCAGTACTGGCCGAATCGTGGCACGGAGACTTACGGAATGGTCCAGGTGACCCTGCTGGACACAATGGAGCTGGCCACCTTCTGTGTGCGCACCTTCTCCCTGCACAAA AGCGGCAGCAGCGAGCGGAGAGAGGTGCGCCAGTTCCAGTTTACAGCCTGGCCGGACCACGGCGTGCCAGAGTATCCCACCCCTTTCCTCAACTTCCTCCGCAGGGTCAAAGCCTGCAACCCCCCGGATGCTGGACCCATCTCCGTTCACTGCAG TGCTGGTGTCGGTCGCACCGGCTGCTTTATCGTCATCGACGCCATGCTGGAGCGCATTCGACACGAGCGCACCGTGGACATCTACGGTCACGTCACCCTGATGCGCTCGCAGAGGAACTACATGGTGCAGACGGAGGACCAGTACAGCTTCATCCACGAGGCGCTGCTGGAGGCTGTGGCGTGCGGGAACACCGAGGTGCCCGCCCGGAGTCTGTACTCGTACATGCAGAAGCTGTCCAAGGTGGAGAGCGGGGAGCACGTCACCGGCATGGAGTTGGAGTTCAAG CGGCTGGCGAACACCAAAGCCCACACGTCCCGCTTCGTGACGGCCAACCTGCCCTGCAACAAGTTCAAGAACCGACTGGTCAACATAATGCCCTACGAAACCACCCGCGTCTgcctccagccaatcagaggcctgGAGGGCTCCGACTACATCAACGCCAGCTACATCGACGGCTACAG GCAGCAGAGGGGTTACATCGCCACCCAGGGCCCGCTGGCGGAGACTACAGAGGACTTCTGGAGGATGCTGTGGGAGCACAACTCCACCATCGTGGTCATGCTGACTAAGCTGAGAGAGATGGGACGG GAGAAGTGCCACCAGTACTGGCCCGCGGAACGTTCTGCCAGGTATCAGTACTTTGTGGTGGACCCCATGGCGGAGTACAACATGCCTCAGTACATCCTGAGGGAGTTTAAAGTTACCGATGCCAGG GATGGGCAGTCGCGAACGGTGCGGCAGTTCCAGTTCACCGACTGGCCGGAGCAGGGCGTGCCCAAATCTGGGGAGGGCTTCATCGATTTCATCGGACAAGTACACAAAACCAAGGAGCAGTTTGGCCAGGACGGGCCGATCGCCGTTCACTGCAG CGCCGGCGTGGGGCGGACAGGTGTCTTCATCACCCTGAGTATCGTCCTGGAGAGGATGCGCTACGAAGGAGCGGTGGACATCTTCCAGACTGTCAAAATGCTGCGCACGCAGAGACCGGCCATGGTGCAGACTGAG GACGAGTACCAGTTCTGCTACCAGGCCGCTCTGGAATACCTGGGTAGCTTCGACCACTATGCAACGTAA
- the LOC101075769 gene encoding receptor-type tyrosine-protein phosphatase S-like isoform X7: MSPLGAAGTPIQPGRPVLRPCLSPSPLWMLLSFIFFITSHFSCICGAPAPPKFTKIPTDQIGVSGGVASFVCQASGSPKPVVYWNKKGKKVNSQRIEVTIEFDEGAGAVLRIQPLRAPRDENTYECVARNSEGEVSVTAKLAIIREDLLPFGFPSIDMGPQLKVVERSRTATMLCAASGIPDPEISWFKDFLPVEPGASQGRIKQLRSGALQIENSEETDQGKYECVATNSQGVRYSSPANLYVRELREGATDTLRRVSPRFSILPSNHEIMPGGSVNITCVAVGSPMPYVKWMLGPEDLTPEDEMPIGRNVLELNGVRESANYTCVAMSSLGVIEAVAQVLVKTLPKPPGTPIVTETTATSVTITWDSGNPDPVSYYIIQYRAKGPDSKYETVDSITTTRYSIGGLYPNTEYEIRVSAFNSIGQGPPSARVEARTGEQAPASPPRNVQAHIISQNTVMVRWEEPEEPNGQVKGYRVYYTMDPSRPMNEWQIHNVQDSVITTIQNLVTSETYTIQVLAFTSVGDGPFSDPVHVKVMPGVPGQPGKFKVGRVTDTSIELTWEPAYTKEGIVNYELLYKPVRFGGLEKLTFGPRNSYTVEGLKPNTEYSFSLAAISNKGIGAFTNELVQSTSQANVPRNFSVNLATKTSVLLTWEFPEGSNPYRFSVEYNHQNIEVDARTKKAVIQNLQPDTSYDFKITATEGNMGGLRHRISAKTSPSITIRRPEIDHTRDTETTVTIILPSLETRTPIKNVYVVVVPLRRARGVLRHEKSPDEMDLEELLKDISQKQRDSRQQKQVDLRRAYITARFTPATLPAFFTLGDQLDYGGFENRALDPGQEYMFFILAELNSTTGKMYVASPYTDPVIAPDSDPQPLDAGDGLIWVVGPVLAVVFIICIVIAILLYKNKPDSKRKDSEPGTKSLLSNAEMMAHHPTDPVEMRRINFQTPGMMSHPPIPINELAEHIELLKANDNLRLSQEYESIDPSQQFTWEHSNLEVNKPKNRYANVIAYDHTRVILAPIDGILGNDYINANYIDGYRKQNAYIATQGPLAETFGDFWRMVWEQRTASVVMMTRLEEKSRIKCDQYWPNRGTETYGMVQVTLLDTMELATFCVRTFSLHKSGSSERREVRQFQFTAWPDHGVPEYPTPFLNFLRRVKACNPPDAGPISVHCSAGVGRTGCFIVIDAMLERIRHERTVDIYGHVTLMRSQRNYMVQTEDQYSFIHEALLEAVACGNTEVPARSLYSYMQKLSKVESGEHVTGMELEFKRLANTKAHTSRFVTANLPCNKFKNRLVNIMPYETTRVCLQPIRGLEGSDYINASYIDGYRQQRGYIATQGPLAETTEDFWRMLWEHNSTIVVMLTKLREMGREKCHQYWPAERSARYQYFVVDPMAEYNMPQYILREFKVTDARDGQSRTVRQFQFTDWPEQGVPKSGEGFIDFIGQVHKTKEQFGQDGPIAVHCSAGVGRTGVFITLSIVLERMRYEGAVDIFQTVKMLRTQRPAMVQTEDEYQFCYQAALEYLGSFDHYAT, from the exons TCCCACCGACCAGATCGGAGTGTCGGGGGGCGTGGCGTCGTTTGTCTGTCAGGCCTCTGGGAGTCCCAAGCCCGTCGTCTACTGGAACAAGAAGGGCAAGAAGGTCAACTCCCAGCGTATCGAGGTG ACAATCGAGTTTGACGAGGGTGCCGGCGCCGTGCTGAGGATCCAGCCGCTCAGAGCACCGCGGGATGAAAACACCTACGAGTGCGTGGCACGCAACAGCGAGGGAGAGGTGTCTGTCACCGCGAAGCTGGCCATCATCAGAG AGGACCTGCTGCCCTTCGGCTTCCCCAGCATCGACATGGGCCCCCAGCTGAAGGTGGTGGAGCGCTCCAGAACGGCCACCATGCTCTGCGCCGCCAGCGGCATCCCCGACCCCGAGATCTCCTGGTTCAAAGACTTCCTGCCCGTGGAGCCCGGCGCCAGCCAGGGCCGCATCAAGCAGCTCCGCTCGG GAGCGCTGCAGATCGAGAACAGCGAGGAGACCGACCAGGGAAAGTACGAGTGCGTGGCCACCAACTCTCAAGGCGTGCGCTACTCCTCCCCCGCCAACCTCTACGTGCGAG AGCTTCGAGAAG GAGCGACAGACACAT TGCGCCGCGTGTCCCCGCGTTTTTCCATCCTCCCCTCCAACCACGAGATCATGCCGGGCGGGAGCGTCAACATCACCTGCGTGGCGGTGGGCTCGCCCATGCCCTACGTCAAGTGGATGCTGGGGCCCGAGGACCTCACCCCCGAGGACGAAATGCCGATCGGGCGCAACGTGCTGGAGCTCAACGGCGTGCGGGAGTCCGCCAACTACACCTGCGTGGCCATGAGCAGCCTGGGGGTCATCGAGGCCGTGGCGCAGGTCCTAGTGAAAA CCCTGCCGAAGCCCCCGGGAACACCCATCGTCACGGAGACCACCGCCACCAGCGTGACCATCACCTGGGACTCCGGTAATCCCGACCCGGTGTCGTATTACATCATCCAGTACCGGGCCAAAGGGCCGGACAGCAAATACGAGACGGTGGACAGCATCACCACCACCCGCTACAGCATCGGCGGCCTGTATCCCAACACCGAGTACGAGATCAGGGTGTCGGCCTTCAACAGCATCGGCCAGGGGCCCCCGTCGGCACGCGTGGAGGCCCGCACGGGAGAGCAGGCCCCGGCCAGCCCGCCCAGAAACGTGCAGGCCCACATCATCTCCCAGAACACGGTGATGGTccggtgggaggagccagaagagCCAAACGGACAG GTGAAAGGTTACCGCGTGTACTACACCATGGACCCCTCCCGGCCCATGAACGAGTGGCAGATCCACAACGTCCAGGACAGCGTCATCACCACCATTCAGAACCTGGTGACCTCAGAAACCTACACCATCCAGGTCCTGGCCTTCACCTCCGTGGGGGACGGACCCTTCTCGGACCCCGTCCACGTTAAGGTCATGCCCGGAG TCCCGGGTCAACCTGGCAAATTTAAAGTTGGCAGGGTGACAGATACGAGCATAGAGCTGACCTGGGAGCCCGCTTACACCAAAGAAGGCATCGTCAACTATGAACTCCTCTACAAACCTGTCAGGTTTGGCGGTCTG GAGAAACTGACCTTCGGACCCAGGAATTCTTACACAGTGGAGGGTCTGAAACCAAACACGGAGTACTCCTTCTCCCTGGCCGCCATCTCCAACAAAGGCATCGGAGCGTTCACCAACGAGCTGGTGCAGAGCACGTCACAAGCCA ATGTTCCGAGGAATTTTTCCGTCAATCTGGCGACTAAGACGAGTGTTCTTCTCACCTGGGAGTTTCCAGAGGGCAGCAACCCCTACCGCTTCTCT GTGGAGTATAACCACCAGAACATAGAGGTGGACGCTCGGACGAAGAAGGCCGTCATTCAGAACCTTCAACCCGATACCAGCTACGACTTTAAGATCACCGCCACGGAGGGCAACATGGGAGGCCTGCGCCACCGCATCTCCGCCAAGACCTCCCCGTCCATCACCATCCGCCGCCCCGAGATCGACCACACCCGCGACACGGAGACCACGGTCACCATCATCCTGCCCTCCCTGGAGACTCGTACTCCCATCAA GAATGTTTATGTCGTCGTGGTTCCGCTGAGAAGAGCCCGCGGGGTCCTCAGACACGAAAAGAGCCCAGATGAGAtggacctggaggag CTGTTGAAAGACATCAGTCAGAAGCAGAGAGACTCTCGCCAGCAGAAGCAGGTGGACCTGCGTCGGGCGTACATCACCGCCCGCTTCACACCTGCCACCCTGCCAGCGTTCTTCACCCTGGGGGACCAGCTGGACTACGGAGGCTTCGAGAACCGAGCTTTGGACCCGGGGCAGGAGTACATGTTCTTCATCCTGGCGGAGCTCAACTCCACCACCGGG AAAATGTACGTGGCCAGCCCCTACACGGACCCGGTGATCgcccctgactctgaccctcaGCCCCTGGACGCCGGGGACGGTCTGATCTGGGTGGTAGGGCCGGTCCTGGCCGTGGTCTTCATCATCTGCATCGTCATCGCCATCCTCCTTTACAAAAA CAAGCCTGACAG CAAGCGGAAGGATTCCGAACCCGGGACCAAGAGCCTTTTGAGCAACGCCGAAATGATGGCACATCACCCGACGGACCCGGTGGAGATGCGTCGCATCAACTTCCAGACTCCCG GAATGATGAGCCATCCTCCCATCCCCATCAACGAACTGGCCGAGCACATCGAGCTGCTGAAAGCTAATGACAACCTGCGGCTCTCCCAGGAATATGAG TCCATTGACCCCAGTCAGCAGTTCACCTGGGAGCATTCAAACCTGGAAGTCAACAAGCCAAAAAACCGCTACGCTAACGTCATAGCGTACGACCACACCAGGGTCATTCTTGCCCCGATAGAcg GCATCCTGGGGAACGACTACATCAACGCCAACTACATCGACGGCTACAGGAAGCAGAACGCGTACATCGCCACCCAGGGACCCCTGGCAGAGACCTTTGGGGACTTCTGGAGGATGGTGTGGGAGCAGCGGACGGCGTCCGTCGTCATGATGACGCGGCTGGAAGAGAAGTCCCGG ATAAAATGTGACCAGTACTGGCCGAATCGTGGCACGGAGACTTACGGAATGGTCCAGGTGACCCTGCTGGACACAATGGAGCTGGCCACCTTCTGTGTGCGCACCTTCTCCCTGCACAAA AGCGGCAGCAGCGAGCGGAGAGAGGTGCGCCAGTTCCAGTTTACAGCCTGGCCGGACCACGGCGTGCCAGAGTATCCCACCCCTTTCCTCAACTTCCTCCGCAGGGTCAAAGCCTGCAACCCCCCGGATGCTGGACCCATCTCCGTTCACTGCAG TGCTGGTGTCGGTCGCACCGGCTGCTTTATCGTCATCGACGCCATGCTGGAGCGCATTCGACACGAGCGCACCGTGGACATCTACGGTCACGTCACCCTGATGCGCTCGCAGAGGAACTACATGGTGCAGACGGAGGACCAGTACAGCTTCATCCACGAGGCGCTGCTGGAGGCTGTGGCGTGCGGGAACACCGAGGTGCCCGCCCGGAGTCTGTACTCGTACATGCAGAAGCTGTCCAAGGTGGAGAGCGGGGAGCACGTCACCGGCATGGAGTTGGAGTTCAAG CGGCTGGCGAACACCAAAGCCCACACGTCCCGCTTCGTGACGGCCAACCTGCCCTGCAACAAGTTCAAGAACCGACTGGTCAACATAATGCCCTACGAAACCACCCGCGTCTgcctccagccaatcagaggcctgGAGGGCTCCGACTACATCAACGCCAGCTACATCGACGGCTACAG GCAGCAGAGGGGTTACATCGCCACCCAGGGCCCGCTGGCGGAGACTACAGAGGACTTCTGGAGGATGCTGTGGGAGCACAACTCCACCATCGTGGTCATGCTGACTAAGCTGAGAGAGATGGGACGG GAGAAGTGCCACCAGTACTGGCCCGCGGAACGTTCTGCCAGGTATCAGTACTTTGTGGTGGACCCCATGGCGGAGTACAACATGCCTCAGTACATCCTGAGGGAGTTTAAAGTTACCGATGCCAGG GATGGGCAGTCGCGAACGGTGCGGCAGTTCCAGTTCACCGACTGGCCGGAGCAGGGCGTGCCCAAATCTGGGGAGGGCTTCATCGATTTCATCGGACAAGTACACAAAACCAAGGAGCAGTTTGGCCAGGACGGGCCGATCGCCGTTCACTGCAG CGCCGGCGTGGGGCGGACAGGTGTCTTCATCACCCTGAGTATCGTCCTGGAGAGGATGCGCTACGAAGGAGCGGTGGACATCTTCCAGACTGTCAAAATGCTGCGCACGCAGAGACCGGCCATGGTGCAGACTGAG GACGAGTACCAGTTCTGCTACCAGGCCGCTCTGGAATACCTGGGTAGCTTCGACCACTATGCAACGTAA